In Pelmatolapia mariae isolate MD_Pm_ZW linkage group LG2, Pm_UMD_F_2, whole genome shotgun sequence, one DNA window encodes the following:
- the ctbp1 gene encoding C-terminal-binding protein 1 isoform X1, with the protein MALMDKHKQIKRQRLDRICEGIRPPILNGPMHPRPLVALLDGRDCTVEMPILKDVATVAFCDAQSTQEIHEKVLNEAVAALLYHTITLSRDDLEKFKGLRVIVRIGSGFDNVDVKAAAELGIAVCNVPAASVEETADTSLCLILNLYRRVTWMHQALREGTRASSVEQIREVAGGAARIRGETLGIIGLGRVGQAVALRAKAFGFGVIFYDPYLPDGVERSLGLQRMATLQDLLIHSDCVSLHCSLNEHNHHLINDFTIKQMRQGAFLVNTSRGGLVDEKALAQALKEGRIRGAALDVHETEPFSFSTGPLKDAPNLICTPHTSWYSEQASVEAREEAAREVRRAITGRIPDSLKNCVNKEYLMAASQWPGMEAATVHPELNGAAYRFPPGLINVAAAGGLPGAAAGVESLVPGTLAHGIAPVSHPPHAPSPGQPTKAEADRDIPSDQ; encoded by the exons GTATCCGACCCCCAATCCTGAATGGGCCGATGCACCCTCGGCCTCTGGTGGCCCTGCTGGACGGGCGTGACTGCACTGTGGAGATGCCCATCCTGAAAGATGTGGCCACAGTGGCTTTCTGTGATGCCCAGTCTACACAAGAGATTCATGAGAAG GTGCTAAATGAGGCAGTGGCCGCCCTGCTGTACCACACTATCACTCTATCCAGAGATGACTTGGAAAAGTTTAAAGGCCTACGAGTAATTGTCAGGATCGGCTCTGGCTTCGACAACGTTGATGTTAAAGCAGCCGCTGAGCTGG GCATCGCTGTCTGTAACGTGCCAGCAGCCTCAGTGGAAGAGACAGCGGACACTTCGCTATGTCTGATTCTCAACCTGTACAGGCGAGTAACCTGGATGCACCAAGCTCTAAGGGAGGGGACCCGTGCTTCTAGCGTGGAGCAGATCAGAGAGGTGGCTGGTGGCGCCGCTCGTATCCGGGGGGAAACGCTGGGCATTATTGGTCTAG GGCGTGTTGGTCAAGCAGTAGCTCTGCGGGCAAAGGCCTTTGGTTTTGGCGTGATCTTTTATGACCCCTACCTGCCCGATGGCGTGGAGCGCTCACTCGGCCTGCAGAGAATGGCCACTCTGCAGGACTTGCTGATCCACTCTGACTGTGTGTCCCTGCACTGCAGCCTCAATGAGCACAACCACCATCTCATTAATGACTTCACCATCAAACAG ATGCGTCAAGGAGCCTTCCTGGTGAACACATCTAGAGGCGGTCTGGTGGATGAGAAAGCACTGGCTCAGGCCCTAAAGGAAGGCCGGATACGAGGTGCCGCCCTGGACGTCCATGAGACAGAACCCTTCAG TTTTTCAACAGGCCCTCTGAAGGATGCCCCCAACCTGATCTGTACCCCGCACACATCTTGGTACAGTGAGCAGGCCTCTGTCGAGGCTCGTGAAGAGGCAGCCAGAGAGGTGCGCCGGGCCATCACTG GGCGTATCCCCGACAGTCTGAAGAACTGTGTTAATAAGGAGTATCTGATGGCAGCCTCTCAGTGGCCCGGCATGGAGGCCGCTACTGTTCACCCAGAACTAAATGGAGCCGCCTACAG ATTTCCTCCGGGGCTGATCAATGTTGCAGCAGCAGGCGGCCTCCCAGGAGCTGCCGCAGGCGTTGAAAGTTTGGTTCCAGGAACCCTGGCACATGGCATCGCCCCCGTCTCCCACCCCCCTCACGCCCCATCCCCGGGGCAACCTACTAAGGCCGAAGCCGACAGAGACATCCCTTCCGACCAATAG
- the ctbp1 gene encoding C-terminal-binding protein 1 isoform X2: protein MQGIRPPILNGPMHPRPLVALLDGRDCTVEMPILKDVATVAFCDAQSTQEIHEKVLNEAVAALLYHTITLSRDDLEKFKGLRVIVRIGSGFDNVDVKAAAELGIAVCNVPAASVEETADTSLCLILNLYRRVTWMHQALREGTRASSVEQIREVAGGAARIRGETLGIIGLGRVGQAVALRAKAFGFGVIFYDPYLPDGVERSLGLQRMATLQDLLIHSDCVSLHCSLNEHNHHLINDFTIKQMRQGAFLVNTSRGGLVDEKALAQALKEGRIRGAALDVHETEPFSFSTGPLKDAPNLICTPHTSWYSEQASVEAREEAAREVRRAITGRIPDSLKNCVNKEYLMAASQWPGMEAATVHPELNGAAYRFPPGLINVAAAGGLPGAAAGVESLVPGTLAHGIAPVSHPPHAPSPGQPTKAEADRDIPSDQ from the exons GTATCCGACCCCCAATCCTGAATGGGCCGATGCACCCTCGGCCTCTGGTGGCCCTGCTGGACGGGCGTGACTGCACTGTGGAGATGCCCATCCTGAAAGATGTGGCCACAGTGGCTTTCTGTGATGCCCAGTCTACACAAGAGATTCATGAGAAG GTGCTAAATGAGGCAGTGGCCGCCCTGCTGTACCACACTATCACTCTATCCAGAGATGACTTGGAAAAGTTTAAAGGCCTACGAGTAATTGTCAGGATCGGCTCTGGCTTCGACAACGTTGATGTTAAAGCAGCCGCTGAGCTGG GCATCGCTGTCTGTAACGTGCCAGCAGCCTCAGTGGAAGAGACAGCGGACACTTCGCTATGTCTGATTCTCAACCTGTACAGGCGAGTAACCTGGATGCACCAAGCTCTAAGGGAGGGGACCCGTGCTTCTAGCGTGGAGCAGATCAGAGAGGTGGCTGGTGGCGCCGCTCGTATCCGGGGGGAAACGCTGGGCATTATTGGTCTAG GGCGTGTTGGTCAAGCAGTAGCTCTGCGGGCAAAGGCCTTTGGTTTTGGCGTGATCTTTTATGACCCCTACCTGCCCGATGGCGTGGAGCGCTCACTCGGCCTGCAGAGAATGGCCACTCTGCAGGACTTGCTGATCCACTCTGACTGTGTGTCCCTGCACTGCAGCCTCAATGAGCACAACCACCATCTCATTAATGACTTCACCATCAAACAG ATGCGTCAAGGAGCCTTCCTGGTGAACACATCTAGAGGCGGTCTGGTGGATGAGAAAGCACTGGCTCAGGCCCTAAAGGAAGGCCGGATACGAGGTGCCGCCCTGGACGTCCATGAGACAGAACCCTTCAG TTTTTCAACAGGCCCTCTGAAGGATGCCCCCAACCTGATCTGTACCCCGCACACATCTTGGTACAGTGAGCAGGCCTCTGTCGAGGCTCGTGAAGAGGCAGCCAGAGAGGTGCGCCGGGCCATCACTG GGCGTATCCCCGACAGTCTGAAGAACTGTGTTAATAAGGAGTATCTGATGGCAGCCTCTCAGTGGCCCGGCATGGAGGCCGCTACTGTTCACCCAGAACTAAATGGAGCCGCCTACAG ATTTCCTCCGGGGCTGATCAATGTTGCAGCAGCAGGCGGCCTCCCAGGAGCTGCCGCAGGCGTTGAAAGTTTGGTTCCAGGAACCCTGGCACATGGCATCGCCCCCGTCTCCCACCCCCCTCACGCCCCATCCCCGGGGCAACCTACTAAGGCCGAAGCCGACAGAGACATCCCTTCCGACCAATAG